The Candidatus Lokiarchaeota archaeon genome contains the following window.
GGATAGCGACGAGGGTCGGACAGTCGGAGTAGAAGAGGTACGAAAAAGGTTTGGCCTGTCCACATGAAGATTCAGTGGACCAGCAACGCCATTGATCAGCTGGTTAACATCTACGAATACATTTCTCTGAACTCACCCACCTATGCTATGCGAATGGTCGATAGACTGACCCGCCGCTCAGAGCAAATTGCTGATCAACCGCTGTCCG
Protein-coding sequences here:
- a CDS encoding type II toxin-antitoxin system mRNA interferase toxin, RelE/StbE family — translated: MKIQWTSNAIDQLVNIYEYISLNSPTYAMRMVDRLTRRSEQIADQPLSGRKVPEYDVEDVRELIEKPYRIIYRIQQDKIDVVAVIHGAQLPPEEI